ttcacttagcataagtgaACTACCCTGTAGGTCCATTCACGCTGTTGCGAATGGCAAGATTGCACTCTTTTTTAATGACTAATATTCCGTTACATAAACACCTGCCCACAACTTGCTTCTCTCTCATTGTTACTGCCCTTATTTTGAGATCACAgttgctccctcccctgcctctcctttccaGGCTCTCTCAGAGGTGTAGACATGCCACATCTTctgtatccattcatctgttggtagacacttaggttgctttcatatcttgactactgtaaataaggctgcaatgatcataagggtgcatatgtctttccaaattagtattttgagtttcttcaagTAACTTCCCAAAAGTAGAAtaactgggtcataaggcagtttcattttcaggCTTTTGAGGAACCTTATGCTCTTTTTCctagtagctgcaccaatttaccATTCcgccaacagtgcatgagggtccccttttctccgtATCCTCACCACCACTTATTTGTGGATTTGCTGatggtagtcattctgacaggtgtaaggtggtatttcattgtggttttaatttgaatttccctgatgcTGAGcctattttcatatgtctattgaccatctgtatgtcctctttggaaaaaggtctatttaggtcctctgtccatttttcttggtgttaagttgtatgagtttcttgtatattttggatattgacctcTAATCAGATGTATTGTTAGCAAAtctatcttctcccattcagtaggttggcTTTTCATTGttgtatttttaatggttttctctctgtgcaaaaactttttagcttgatgtagtcccaaactaaattaaatttgtttaatttttttatttgtttcccttgctcgaggagacatatacaaaaaaaatactactaaaagcaatgtcaaagagtttactgcctatgttttcgtctaggagttttatggtgttgagtcttacatttaactctttaatccattttgagtttattctagtataTGGGATAAGAGAGTAatccattttcattcttttgcatgtatctgtccagttttctaaACATCCTTTATTGAGGAAACTGTCTTTACCCAACTATAtattcttgtttcctttctcatAGATTAATTAACCACATAGGcatgggattatttctgggctccctgttctgttctgttgatctatatgtctgtttttatgctagctccatgctgttttcattactatgaCTTTGAAGTATAGTTTAATACCAGGTAGTGCGAtacctccaactctgttcttcttaAGATGGCTCTGGCTATTtagggtcttctgtggttccatagaaattttaagattatttgttctagttctgtgaaaaaatgcCAGTGGTATTTTGATAAGGGATTGCCCTGAAtctgtaggttgctttgggtagtgtggatattttaacaatgttaattcttcctatccatgagtaTAGTATGGCCTTTCATTTATTagtgtctttttcaatttctttcctcagtgtcttacagtttttgAGTACAGagcttttgcctccttggttgaatttattcctaggtatttcattcttgttgatgcaattttaaatggggttttcataattttctttctgatagtttgttagtagtatgtaaaaatgcaaccaatttctgaatattaatttggTATCCTGAGATTTGCTGAGTTCATTTATTCTCATAATTTTTGGTGGattttttagggttttctctgtatggtcatctgcaaataatgagttttacttcttcctttccaatttggatgccttttatttctttttcttgactgattgctgtggctaagacttccaatactgttatagaaaagtggtgaaagtggacattgtTGTGTCTGCTCTTAGGGAAAAAACTTGCAGCTCTTCACCATTGAAGATGCCTTCGGTGGGTTGGTCATAGATGGCCTTTATGACGTTAAAATATGTTTCCTCTATCCCCACttcactgagagtttttatcatgaatagatgttggattttgtcCAACGctgtttctgcatttattgatataataTCGTATGACTTTTTCATTTGGTTCTGTGGATGTCACATCAACTGATTTGTGGATATCGAACTAGCTTTGCACCCCAGaaacaaatcccacttgatcatggtataaagtcttttcaatgtattgctgaattcatCTACgggtattttgttgaggatttttacatctatgttcacagcctataatttctctctctctccctctttttggagtgtttttgtctggttttcatGCCTCATATTGCTGGCCTCATATAGTGAGTTTGGGAGCCTCTCCTCTGCTTCAATTTTGTGGAATAGTTTGAGAGCTATGAACATTTCTTGAGGGGAAACAGAGTCCGTGGCTTTCATGGGAACCTCAAACAGATCTGAAACCTGAAACCAAAAAGGTGAAAACCAGTAGCAAGTGTGAAAGCTGTTTCAGAGGTTTACCCATAAAAGGGAAGTGCCACACTCGGGCCTCTAGAAACGGGCTTCCAGGAGCCCAGAAAGTCAGCCGCTCCCTTTCTTTGCCACGACAGAAAAGAACTTCAGTGGGGCTTAGCCTTTCTTGCTGGGATTCTAGCGGCAGCAGTGTTCATGACGCTTGTCTTCCTTATCATCAGGTGCTGCAGGAAATGTAAGTGGCTCCCGGGAGATGGGGCGGCGCTCTGTTCTCTGCCGTGGAGAGTGGCGTGAGCCTTGAGGGGAGAGCAGAAAGGAGGGGCAAAACCTGCTCAGCCCCCCTTCTCTGCAGACTACAGATTGGGGTCCCTCCATTTCTCACCTGCCCTCCcgaccctccccctttcccacccacatctcctcccagcccacccattcCCCACCGGGGACTGAAGGGAGAGGCTCCCAATTCCTCCAGGCCCCACCAGTGAGATGTGtcccttttcttcctggcaccTGTGGCAGGTCACTCAAGACCCCAGGCTCTGGATCCTCACTCAGGTTCTCTGGCCGAGGTAAGATGACCATGCTGTTTCCGTGACCGTGGAAACCTGCGGCCATTGGACTGTCCCTCAGTGCTATGCCTTATCCACCAGACTAGGGACTAGGGATGTTTTTCTGGGCGCTGGGCAAGGGCTTCTTTGCGGGGTTCTTCCGCTCTCTTTGGGTCTTCTCTGACCAAAGCTTTCAAGTTGCTCCTGAAGACACCCTCACTTCCAAAGAGACAAGGTGAATTAGCTCATcgtcctcccccttcctctgtaGTTTTCATGCACCCCGGACAAGGCACTCACCTCTGCTGACACGGATTTCAAAATCCTGGAAGAAACGAGGGACCACTTCAGCGAAGACCACCCAGCAAACGCAAACTCGGTCGTCTACGCTCAGATCCGAGTGACAGGCTCACCCTGAGTTTCCAGGAAGGCTTGGGTCCTGTTCCTCTCGCACCAGCTCCGTCTCCACATGTCACGTTCCCTTCTTCGGCATCGGGACCACCGTCTGGGTGGAACCGCAGCGGGGGCTGTTTGGGTGCGGCCTGGCCATCCCAGCCTGCAGTTCTGTGACCCAGACCAGCCTTTTGCTTGGCCCGAGACAAGATTGCCGGCCTCCCCACTTGGACTGACAGCTCGTGAGCCCCGCCGAGGCCAAGCCTgcctccctttgcccccttccaaaGTGCTCAGCACAGACGCCGTGCACCGAGAGCGTTCTCTCCGTGTCATGGGTCAGCGTGGGGGGTGGCGACCAAATGGACAATCTAGCAAGAATTAAACCTTAATTCTTAAATAAAcctttattcttaaataaaatcGAACCTTCTGCAATGTCAGCTCCCTCTTCATCATGTCTCCCTGTTACCTCCAAATACTGGGGCCAAACCTCCAGAGCGCGTCCCCAGCCGGAGGGGACTAGCAGAGGTAGGTGATGGTCCTTCAGGTCAGGGCTGATCCAGGCACAGGTCCCAGCCTCTACCACTGCCCGGCTACGTTCATTCAGACCCAAAAACACCTCTTAGGGCGAGAATAAATGAGATGTAACACACATGCGCCCTCTGCATATCCCAGAGTCCCATACATGCTCGAGGTCCCTGTGGCGGGAAGCCCTGTGCGGATGTGGGTGTTCATCTTCTTCAGGAGCCTGAGGTGTGCAGAGCGCCGTTAGACGGGAGCTGGAGATTAATCTGTTAATCCCCCCCAAGTCCCAGTGGATAATCCCACAGATGGTCACAGTAAAAATGCcaataagattattttttactCAGCAAGATTACTCTAAAGTTACTCTGTGAACAATGACCAAAAAAAGCAAATCcagaaaaattcataaaaataagcaaacaggtTAAAGTAACATGGGAAACCTGGCCCCAACAGTTCATTGAAAGTCCTATTTTTATTAAGCATATGAAGACTCATTGAAATGATATGTTAATAGTACATGAATAAGCAAATCAATAGCATAGAATAAAAAGACCAGAAATAGACCCAAACATGTAAGGAAATTCAAGTATGATGAAATTGCATATCAAATCATGTGGGGGAAATGGTTTATACAACACATGGTATGCGACAGATAGCCATGTAGATGAAAATATAATTGGACCTATTTCTCATTCActccttatacaaaaataaattccagctgTGTCAAAATTTTAActgtaaaaaaatcattaaagtcctagaagaaaatactaaagaattttaaaaagtactctcAGAATGAAGCATGCCTTTTGAATATATGACACAAAGCCCAGAAACCAAAAAAGATCGATTAACTTGACTTAGGAATTGCCATTCCTAGGCAAACGACACAAAGGAAAAGCTTaggaaatatttacaaagcatCTCATTGACAAAAGCTGGTTTTCTTAGTGTAGAAAGAGCTCTTACGATGACTCAGTAAaaagagggggacaaaggagaaGGTTTGGGGATacacaggaaaggaaacaaatggcTGTAcgcatatgaagagatgctcaactaATCATTTCATCGTAAGAGAAAGAGTGATGGGAGCTACACGTACAGAGTTTCCATCAACGAGATTAGCAAAATTCACCGAGTTTGCTAACAAACGGGGCAAGATCGTGGGGAGCCAAAGCACACGCAT
This portion of the Phyllostomus discolor isolate MPI-MPIP mPhyDis1 chromosome 14, mPhyDis1.pri.v3, whole genome shotgun sequence genome encodes:
- the C14H1orf162 gene encoding transmembrane protein C1orf162 homolog, encoding MPSGSATLGPLETGFQEPRKSAAPFLCHDRKELQWGLAFLAGILAAAVFMTLVFLIIRCCRKCHSRPQALDPHSGSLAEFSCTPDKALTSADTDFKILEETRDHFSEDHPANANSVVYAQIRVTGSP